One genomic segment of Chitinophaga parva includes these proteins:
- a CDS encoding PKD-like family lipoprotein has translation MKKISVFAVLALQVLGFISCNKEKGNYSYHPINEISFAGFDTINGYKASFGDTLSISPVLTYSMDAGGTHQYSYEWSVNQGFAGDRVISTEKNLKVRIDELPGSYPLQYRVTDLTTGVLFHIRTTLLVRTDVYEGYLVLNDVGGNTRLDMLSYDAVGAKFTQYTDVLKRLGSALPTQGQPYKVLCSRAIQSAFNYSDSTYGIYLLTASGTNRIHPETFSWTPTYDLRYEVTGDIPAGFKADNLRVDPQFYYLTYYMTSGNNVYNKSGAGTPVYNLPINKYVGKPLFKASPWVVSDGTGGATLFNMDNGSFAVTTRITATNVTDPTPPVAGELAYPKGNQLVWMDRSSGGNAVAIIRNPGTGIDTLVKFLPGANPTYVKTLNATDIDKATHFAVSNNPEYLFYSVGGKVYEYDLSLQTSKLMLDKSPAEISYLSFEQFTHTSLYPSTYGVWMRYLSVGVYDPAGTAGANGTLEQYGVVDANEPLVFKRSWTGFGRIVSVAYRER, from the coding sequence ATGAAAAAGATATCAGTTTTTGCAGTGCTGGCATTACAGGTGCTGGGTTTTATATCCTGCAATAAGGAAAAGGGTAACTACAGCTACCACCCGATCAATGAAATAAGTTTTGCAGGGTTTGATACCATAAATGGTTATAAGGCGTCCTTTGGCGATACTTTGTCGATCTCACCCGTGCTTACTTACAGCATGGACGCCGGCGGTACACACCAATACAGTTATGAGTGGTCGGTGAACCAGGGCTTTGCCGGGGATCGGGTGATCTCCACGGAGAAGAACCTGAAAGTGAGGATTGATGAACTGCCGGGCTCCTACCCACTGCAATACCGGGTTACAGACCTTACCACCGGGGTTTTGTTTCATATCCGCACCACACTGCTGGTACGTACGGATGTATATGAGGGCTACCTGGTGCTGAATGACGTAGGGGGCAATACCCGCCTGGATATGTTGTCTTACGATGCCGTGGGTGCCAAATTCACCCAATACACAGACGTGCTGAAGCGGCTGGGATCCGCACTGCCCACGCAGGGGCAACCTTACAAAGTGCTGTGTTCCCGTGCCATCCAGAGTGCCTTCAATTACTCCGATTCCACCTATGGCATATACCTGCTTACGGCTTCCGGCACCAACCGCATACATCCGGAAACATTCAGCTGGACGCCCACGTACGATCTGCGCTACGAAGTGACGGGTGATATACCGGCCGGCTTCAAGGCGGATAACCTGCGCGTGGATCCGCAATTCTATTATCTCACGTATTACATGACTTCCGGTAACAACGTGTACAACAAGAGTGGCGCTGGCACGCCCGTGTACAACCTGCCCATCAATAAATACGTGGGTAAGCCCCTCTTCAAGGCATCGCCCTGGGTGGTGTCTGACGGTACCGGCGGGGCAACGTTGTTCAACATGGACAATGGCAGTTTTGCGGTGACAACTCGCATCACCGCTACTAATGTAACAGATCCCACGCCGCCGGTGGCGGGGGAACTGGCCTATCCCAAAGGTAACCAGCTGGTGTGGATGGACCGGAGCTCCGGGGGCAATGCGGTTGCCATTATCAGGAACCCGGGCACGGGTATAGACACGCTGGTGAAATTCCTGCCGGGTGCCAATCCCACTTATGTGAAAACACTCAACGCTACGGATATTGACAAGGCTACACACTTTGCCGTGAGCAACAATCCTGAATACCTGTTTTACAGCGTGGGTGGCAAAGTGTATGAGTACGACCTGTCTCTCCAGACCAGTAAACTGATGCTGGATAAAAGCCCGGCGGAGATCAGCTACCTGTCCTTTGAACAATTTACACATACCAGTTTATATCCTTCCACGTATGGCGTGTGGATGCGCTACCTCTCCGTAGGCGTGTATGATCCGGCCGGCACCGCAGGCGCCAACGGTACGCTGGAGCAATACGGCGTGGTGGATGCCAATGAGCCGCTGGTCTTCAAAAGATCCTGGACAGGCTTTGGCAGGATCGTGAGTGTTGCTTACCGTGAAAGATAA
- a CDS encoding Gldg family protein, protein MKTVFKIAKTELKTLFYSPIAWFLLIVFLFQCSLSYITVLNSNAVTQELGGRGLDYMKELTARIFAGRGGVFGSIMEKLYFYIPLLTMGLISRETSSGTIKLLYSSPVKVWQIILGKYVSMMVYSLLMVAGFGILIVAAYFNIPHLELGTLLAAALGFYLLLCAYSAIGLFMSCLTTYQVVAAVCTFVMIGFLSYIGQLWQGVDFVRDLTYFLSLSGRAQAMMAGLITSKDVIYFIVIIYIFLGMSIVRLKATRESKTALQNAARYVMVLASALAIGYISSRPKMVLYADVTNNRTRTLTPNAQRIIKELGDDKLQVNVYSNMLDQYYYFGLPEFRNNFLAIWEPYLRFKPDIEFTYTNYYDSTFRRNGISFSTGGKEPATLKEMAQQMAKSNGFKMSLFKSPEEIHKIINLRPENNRFVMQLQYKGRSTFLRIYDDQLIFPSETEVSAAFKRLLQAKMPKVLFLAGNLERSVYKNGDRDYHTLTSETTFRNALVNQGFDVDSISLDTQELPGDVTALVIADPKTELSPVTLAKIQQYVDKGGNLFIAGEPGKQAVLNPFLKQFGVQLMDGMIVQKHKELSQDLVLGNLTTAAAAFTSKVKEAMEDSVVVSMPTAAGLSYTMDSGYAVKELVTTDPQKAWLTKAKVVADSTAMEFNAAQGDIQRAFPTVVGLSRKRNGKEQHIIIAGDADFMSIKELQRYNPMQTNFALATGIFSWLDNGDFPIDTSRPPSKDNRVSITTDGVDVLRIFLVWVIPGVLLIFGTILLIRRKRK, encoded by the coding sequence ATGAAGACGGTTTTTAAAATTGCAAAAACAGAACTCAAGACGCTGTTTTACTCGCCTATTGCCTGGTTTTTGCTCATTGTATTTCTTTTCCAGTGCTCGCTTTCCTATATCACGGTGCTCAATAGCAATGCGGTGACCCAGGAGCTGGGCGGCCGGGGCCTGGACTATATGAAAGAACTTACGGCCAGGATCTTTGCCGGCAGGGGAGGCGTGTTTGGCAGCATCATGGAGAAGCTTTATTTCTATATCCCGTTGCTGACCATGGGGCTCATCAGCCGCGAAACCAGCAGTGGTACCATCAAGTTGCTGTATTCTTCCCCGGTGAAAGTATGGCAGATCATATTGGGTAAATACGTTTCCATGATGGTGTATAGCCTGCTGATGGTGGCAGGTTTTGGCATCCTGATCGTAGCGGCTTACTTCAATATCCCCCACCTGGAACTGGGTACCCTGCTGGCGGCCGCACTGGGCTTTTACCTGCTTTTGTGCGCTTACTCCGCCATTGGGCTGTTCATGTCCTGTCTTACCACTTACCAGGTGGTGGCAGCGGTATGTACGTTTGTAATGATCGGGTTCCTGAGCTACATTGGACAGTTGTGGCAGGGGGTGGATTTTGTGCGGGACCTTACCTACTTCCTTTCACTGTCCGGCCGCGCGCAGGCGATGATGGCGGGGCTGATCACCAGCAAGGATGTGATCTATTTCATCGTGATCATTTACATCTTCCTGGGTATGAGCATTGTGCGGCTGAAGGCTACGCGGGAATCCAAAACGGCGTTGCAGAACGCGGCCCGGTATGTAATGGTGCTGGCATCCGCGCTGGCCATCGGGTATATCAGTTCCCGTCCCAAGATGGTATTATATGCGGACGTGACCAACAACCGTACCCGCACGCTGACTCCGAATGCACAACGCATCATCAAAGAATTGGGAGACGATAAACTGCAGGTGAACGTGTACAGCAACATGCTGGATCAATACTATTATTTTGGGTTGCCAGAGTTCCGCAACAACTTCCTGGCCATCTGGGAGCCTTACCTGCGTTTCAAACCGGATATCGAATTTACGTACACTAACTATTACGACAGTACGTTTAGACGCAATGGCATCAGCTTCAGCACCGGCGGCAAAGAACCGGCCACGCTGAAGGAAATGGCGCAGCAGATGGCAAAGAGCAATGGATTTAAGATGTCATTGTTCAAATCACCGGAGGAGATCCACAAGATCATCAATCTCCGCCCGGAAAACAACCGGTTTGTGATGCAGCTGCAATACAAAGGCCGTAGCACTTTCCTGCGCATCTACGACGACCAGTTGATCTTCCCCAGCGAAACCGAGGTGTCGGCAGCCTTTAAGCGCCTGCTGCAGGCCAAGATGCCTAAGGTCTTGTTCCTGGCGGGCAACCTGGAACGCAGCGTATACAAGAATGGCGACCGTGATTACCATACCCTTACCAGTGAAACCACTTTCCGCAATGCACTGGTGAACCAGGGCTTTGACGTAGACAGCATATCACTGGATACACAGGAGCTGCCCGGCGATGTTACCGCACTGGTGATCGCCGATCCAAAGACGGAACTGAGCCCGGTTACCCTGGCTAAGATACAACAGTATGTAGATAAGGGTGGTAACCTGTTTATCGCGGGAGAACCCGGCAAACAGGCCGTGCTGAACCCGTTCCTGAAACAATTTGGCGTGCAGCTGATGGATGGCATGATCGTGCAAAAACATAAAGAGCTCTCCCAGGACCTGGTGTTGGGCAACCTGACCACCGCCGCCGCGGCCTTCACCAGCAAAGTAAAAGAAGCCATGGAAGACAGTGTGGTGGTTAGCATGCCCACGGCCGCCGGCTTGTCCTACACAATGGATAGCGGTTATGCGGTAAAGGAGTTGGTGACCACCGATCCGCAAAAGGCATGGCTGACCAAAGCCAAAGTGGTGGCCGATTCCACCGCAATGGAATTCAATGCCGCACAGGGCGATATCCAACGTGCGTTTCCCACGGTAGTGGGCCTGTCCCGCAAACGGAATGGGAAGGAGCAGCACATCATCATTGCCGGTGACGCGGACTTTATGAGCATCAAAGAACTGCAACGGTATAATCCCATGCAGACCAACTTCGCATTGGCTACCGGCATTTTCAGCTGGCTGGATAATGGCGATTTCCCGATCGATACCTCGCGCCCGCCCAGTAAAGACAACCGTGTAAGTATCACTACGGATGGTGTGGATGTGTTGCGCATTTTCCTGGTATGGGTAATACCGGGTGTGTTGCTCATTTTTGGAACCATCCTGCTGATCAGGCGTAAAAGAAAATAA
- a CDS encoding MutS-related protein translates to MLFTTDRQTLEDLNIFGKHGGDSVYNIFNRTHTRGGAALLEDMFRHPLSDPEAINRRSGIIQYFATGAMVFPFQPAQFDAIDTYLANTDERTKLQAADDSLAKRLGNLVAQNGETAMIYKGVQALVALLSDTKTFLQGLDIGPGHVYETEKTAMLLLLSEPGLLSVLQTSAKDKLSHALIAEYDVLLRFRHRTVVQQLLRHIAALDVYLSIARVATERGFAFPRALPAGASGVRLEGVYHPQVKGAVGNDITVTPEGNVLFLTGANMAGKSTFMKSLSIALFLAHMGFPVPAQSMEFAVLDGIYTTINLPDNLGMGASHFYAEVLRVKKMALELGQGKKLFIVFDELFRGTNVKDAYEATIAIVKAFARQRGSLFVISTHIIEAGEVLRAECGNVRFVFLPTRMDGHRPVYTYTLAPGITDDRHGMIIINNEGILDILRSGLAKK, encoded by the coding sequence ATGTTATTTACAACGGACCGGCAAACGCTGGAAGACCTGAATATTTTTGGCAAGCACGGAGGCGATTCCGTGTACAATATCTTTAATCGCACGCACACCCGGGGAGGCGCGGCGCTGCTGGAAGACATGTTCCGGCATCCGCTCTCCGACCCGGAGGCGATCAACCGGCGGAGCGGCATTATTCAATATTTTGCCACGGGTGCCATGGTATTCCCTTTCCAGCCCGCGCAGTTTGATGCCATTGATACTTACCTGGCTAACACAGACGAGCGTACGAAATTGCAGGCCGCCGATGACTCCCTTGCAAAGCGCCTTGGTAACCTGGTGGCCCAGAATGGGGAAACGGCCATGATCTACAAAGGCGTGCAGGCCCTGGTGGCATTGTTAAGTGATACGAAGACTTTTTTACAGGGACTGGACATAGGGCCGGGGCATGTGTATGAAACGGAGAAGACGGCAATGTTACTGCTCCTGTCAGAACCGGGATTGCTGTCCGTGCTGCAAACCAGTGCAAAGGATAAATTATCACATGCGCTGATCGCGGAGTACGATGTGCTGCTGCGCTTCCGGCACAGGACGGTGGTGCAGCAACTGCTGCGGCATATTGCCGCGCTGGATGTGTACCTGTCTATAGCCCGTGTGGCTACGGAGCGGGGCTTTGCATTCCCCCGCGCCCTGCCGGCCGGCGCATCCGGCGTCCGGCTGGAAGGCGTATATCACCCGCAGGTGAAAGGCGCCGTAGGCAACGATATTACGGTCACACCGGAAGGGAACGTGCTTTTTCTCACGGGGGCCAACATGGCGGGGAAGTCCACTTTCATGAAATCCCTGAGTATAGCATTGTTCCTGGCGCACATGGGGTTTCCTGTGCCGGCGCAATCCATGGAGTTTGCGGTGCTGGACGGTATTTATACTACGATTAACCTGCCGGACAACCTGGGCATGGGTGCCAGCCATTTTTATGCGGAAGTACTGCGGGTAAAGAAAATGGCCCTGGAGCTGGGGCAGGGGAAAAAGCTTTTTATCGTCTTTGATGAATTGTTCCGCGGCACCAATGTAAAGGACGCGTACGAGGCCACCATCGCCATTGTGAAAGCCTTTGCCCGCCAGCGGGGCAGCCTGTTTGTGATTTCCACCCACATTATAGAGGCGGGGGAGGTGTTGCGGGCGGAGTGTGGGAACGTACGCTTTGTATTCCTGCCCACGCGCATGGATGGCCACCGGCCCGTATATACCTACACGCTGGCCCCCGGCATTACCGACGACCGGCATGGTATGATCATTATCAACAATGAAGGCATCCTGGATATCCTGAGATCCGGGCTGGCTAAAAAATAG
- a CDS encoding DUF4843 domain-containing protein, producing the protein MKRSCNILLLTVCVLLAASCKKESLMTYHAADNIYFNYSYQTNSGPLFYADSLNVTFAFSPDKQTDSILRIPVAVTGTAKGTDRNFDVAVDAGATATAGTDYILPATFVMHAGRITDTIPVTLKRTATLKTSVLSFTLRLRENDQFKTQIEYRSRNANDLSYVAAGDTSHTLTFKVLVSDQLQAGPYWSNYSYYFGDFSEKKVRLMNQVAGMPLDFWSVELSTTQQRANALYYGGFTYRYLTDHAAAGNTIFEADGQTPMTMGSYFQQ; encoded by the coding sequence ATGAAAAGATCCTGCAACATATTATTGCTGACGGTATGCGTGCTACTGGCGGCTTCCTGTAAAAAGGAATCGCTGATGACCTACCATGCCGCTGATAACATTTATTTCAACTACAGCTACCAGACCAATTCGGGGCCCTTGTTCTACGCGGACTCGCTCAATGTGACATTTGCATTCAGCCCTGACAAACAAACCGATTCCATACTGCGTATACCCGTGGCCGTTACCGGTACGGCAAAAGGGACGGACCGCAATTTTGATGTGGCGGTGGACGCGGGCGCCACGGCAACCGCCGGTACGGATTATATACTGCCGGCCACGTTTGTGATGCATGCCGGGCGTATCACGGATACCATCCCTGTGACGTTAAAACGCACTGCAACGCTGAAGACCAGTGTACTCTCCTTTACGCTCCGGCTACGGGAGAATGACCAGTTCAAAACACAGATCGAGTACCGCTCGCGCAACGCCAATGACCTGTCTTACGTCGCCGCAGGCGATACGAGCCACACCCTCACGTTTAAAGTGTTGGTGTCTGACCAGCTGCAGGCCGGTCCTTACTGGAGCAACTACTCCTATTACTTTGGAGATTTCAGTGAAAAGAAAGTAAGGCTGATGAACCAGGTGGCGGGTATGCCATTGGACTTCTGGTCCGTGGAGCTCTCTACTACGCAGCAGCGGGCCAATGCGCTTTACTATGGCGGGTTTACCTATCGCTACCTGACAGATCACGCGGCGGCCGGTAATACCATTTTTGAGGCAGACGGGCAAACGCCCATGACGATGGGATCTTACTTCCAGCAGTAA
- a CDS encoding MutS-related protein — MAFIADKQTLEDLNLLGKFKPHSIYNLFNKVHTTGGERLLDAMFAQPLTDPEAINARSSIFQYFQQQAFTFPLPTSVFRTAENYLSMGTGTNFPAVFAATFRKKAGAALVHDEQFAALKAGVVAALHILQSLRRFADALRVPEGSAYSNEAASLKTLLADRRLESVWGMGDHAALSFMQLVKYDLLLRHTLRDAVEKILERVYHLDVYIAVSGVAKDRLFSYARALPKTQHRVSTTALRHPALANAVANALSLSAECNLLFLTGANMAGKSTFMKSFGIAIYLAHMGFPVAAENMEFSVRDGLFSSINVPDNLSLGYSHFYAEVLRVKAVAQAVSEGKDLVVIFDELFKGTNVKDAYDATLAVTAAFAAYRNCCFIISTHIIEVGEPLKQQAAGVQFAFLPTVMDGPVPRYPYTLQAGITNDRHGMMIIGNERILEMM, encoded by the coding sequence ATGGCTTTTATTGCAGACAAGCAAACACTGGAAGACCTTAACTTGCTGGGCAAGTTCAAGCCGCATTCCATTTACAACCTGTTTAACAAGGTGCATACCACCGGCGGGGAGCGCCTGCTGGACGCCATGTTTGCCCAGCCGCTTACCGACCCGGAGGCGATCAATGCGCGGAGCAGCATTTTCCAATACTTCCAGCAGCAGGCATTCACCTTTCCGCTGCCAACGAGCGTGTTCCGTACCGCGGAAAATTACCTGAGCATGGGCACGGGCACTAATTTCCCGGCGGTCTTTGCCGCCACCTTCCGTAAAAAGGCAGGTGCCGCCCTGGTGCACGATGAGCAGTTTGCTGCCCTGAAAGCCGGTGTGGTGGCAGCCCTGCACATTTTGCAATCCCTGCGCAGGTTTGCAGATGCTTTAAGGGTGCCGGAAGGGTCCGCGTACAGCAATGAGGCAGCCTCCTTAAAAACGCTGCTGGCAGACCGCCGCCTGGAAAGCGTATGGGGTATGGGTGACCATGCAGCGCTATCCTTTATGCAGTTAGTGAAGTACGACCTTTTGCTGCGGCATACCCTGCGCGATGCGGTAGAAAAAATACTGGAGCGGGTATATCACCTGGATGTGTATATCGCCGTGAGTGGCGTTGCAAAAGATCGGCTGTTTTCCTACGCCCGGGCGTTGCCTAAAACACAACACCGGGTAAGCACCACGGCACTGCGCCATCCTGCCCTTGCCAACGCGGTGGCCAATGCCCTGTCGTTATCAGCGGAGTGTAACCTGTTATTCCTTACCGGGGCCAATATGGCTGGCAAGAGCACATTCATGAAGTCGTTTGGCATTGCCATTTATCTTGCCCACATGGGCTTCCCGGTGGCCGCGGAAAACATGGAGTTCTCCGTGCGCGATGGCCTGTTCTCTTCCATCAATGTACCGGATAACCTGAGCCTTGGGTACAGCCATTTTTACGCAGAGGTATTGCGTGTAAAGGCCGTGGCGCAAGCGGTGAGTGAAGGGAAGGACCTGGTAGTGATCTTTGATGAGCTGTTCAAGGGCACCAATGTGAAAGACGCATATGATGCTACACTGGCCGTCACGGCGGCTTTTGCGGCCTATCGTAATTGCTGCTTTATTATCTCCACCCACATCATAGAAGTAGGGGAGCCACTGAAGCAGCAGGCGGCCGGTGTACAGTTTGCATTCCTGCCTACGGTGATGGATGGCCCGGTGCCCCGTTATCCGTATACACTGCAAGCCGGGATTACCAATGACCGGCATGGAATGATGATCATCGGTAATGAACGTATTCTTGAAATGATGTAG
- a CDS encoding RagB/SusD family nutrient uptake outer membrane protein produces MKNSYIITLFLVCGLLTMAGCKKYLDVQPLTSYTESQVYGNEKAIDQALNGLYLNLAANQLYGANLTTTTVELLAQRYKPRTQSNNPDLSVFNYYQYGSAAAQATFDTLWRQGYATILAANVFLSKIDNAVGAKVITSAHADELKGEAIALRAMMHFDLLRLFGPVFSVDSTSPAIPYYRKADGQSQPILSGGTVLANVIADLKQAQQLLQHDPVITSGIILNTDFYTGSRNQRLNYYAVEGLLARAYLWEGDKQHAHEAALTVLTQGEKWFPWTTYDVANDPVNPDRIFSSEILFSVYNPALYTNFTTYFSSDLQDAYILAPDPTRLANVYESNEGDYRYSQDWIASGKSYRTFFKYQDLTQPALPWRFLQPVLRKSEMYFILAETDTDPGTALGYLNTARRNRGLTALTATASISEELRKEYQKEFWGEGQLFFYYKRINATQVPDAAYPYDFITVDPAYVVPLPLSETSTR; encoded by the coding sequence ATGAAGAACAGTTATATCATTACCCTGTTCCTGGTTTGTGGTTTGCTGACGATGGCCGGGTGTAAAAAATACCTGGACGTGCAGCCGCTTACGTCTTACACGGAGTCGCAGGTGTATGGCAATGAAAAGGCCATTGACCAGGCGTTGAACGGACTTTACCTGAACCTGGCCGCAAACCAGTTGTACGGCGCTAACCTTACCACCACTACGGTGGAACTGCTGGCGCAACGTTATAAACCGCGTACACAGAGCAACAACCCCGATCTCAGCGTGTTTAATTATTACCAGTACGGCTCAGCCGCAGCGCAGGCCACTTTTGATACATTGTGGCGCCAGGGATATGCCACCATCCTGGCGGCGAACGTATTCCTGTCCAAGATAGACAATGCGGTGGGCGCTAAAGTGATCACTTCCGCACATGCAGATGAACTGAAAGGGGAGGCAATAGCGCTGCGTGCCATGATGCACTTTGACCTGCTCCGTCTTTTTGGCCCCGTGTTTTCCGTGGACAGTACTTCACCGGCTATCCCTTATTACAGGAAAGCCGATGGACAATCGCAACCCATCCTTAGTGGAGGCACCGTGCTCGCAAACGTGATCGCGGACCTTAAACAGGCGCAGCAACTGTTGCAGCATGACCCGGTGATCACCTCCGGCATTATCCTGAATACAGATTTCTACACCGGCTCGCGCAACCAGCGCCTGAACTATTATGCCGTGGAAGGCCTGCTGGCCCGTGCTTACCTGTGGGAAGGCGATAAACAACATGCGCATGAGGCAGCGCTGACCGTGCTCACACAAGGGGAGAAGTGGTTTCCCTGGACCACTTATGATGTAGCCAATGATCCCGTAAACCCGGATCGTATCTTCTCTTCGGAAATATTGTTCTCCGTATACAATCCTGCACTGTATACCAACTTTACCACCTATTTCAGTTCCGACCTGCAGGATGCTTATATCCTCGCACCGGATCCTACCCGCCTGGCCAATGTATATGAAAGCAATGAAGGCGATTACCGCTATTCCCAGGATTGGATCGCATCCGGTAAGTCATACCGCACTTTCTTCAAATACCAGGATCTCACCCAGCCCGCGCTGCCATGGCGCTTCCTGCAGCCGGTGCTGCGCAAGTCGGAAATGTATTTCATCCTCGCGGAAACGGATACGGACCCTGGCACTGCCCTGGGTTACCTGAACACCGCAAGGCGTAACCGCGGCCTCACCGCATTGACTGCTACGGCCAGCATCTCGGAAGAACTGCGCAAGGAATACCAGAAAGAATTCTGGGGCGAGGGACAGTTGTTCTTTTACTACAAAAGAATCAATGCCACGCAGGTGCCGGATGCAGCCTACCCGTATGATTTCATTACCGTGGATCCCGCATACGTGGTGCCTTTGCCGCTGTCGGAGACTTCCACCCGGTAA
- a CDS encoding ABC transporter ATP-binding protein, giving the protein MDNAIVKIEHLSHKYTSSWAIRDINMEISQTGIVGLLGSNGAGKSTTMNILCGALNQTEGDVYIAGINMREQPELAKQLIGFLPQQAPLYMDLTVDEYLEYCADLRLMPRDKIKGAMKEVKERCGIAHFSERLIKNLSGGYRQRVGIAQAIIHQPRLVVLDEPTNGLDPNQITEVRALIREIATDRAVIFSSHILSEVQILCKEIKMIEGGRIVFSDTMDAFNNYVEPHSALMNMENPPTEAELLKVPGVTKVDFLTARQVRVYFSGDQEIAERLIAASVQQGWRLREINLDKNALDEIFKQLSNQSSQ; this is encoded by the coding sequence ATGGACAATGCAATTGTCAAAATAGAACATTTGTCGCACAAGTATACCAGCTCCTGGGCTATCCGCGATATCAACATGGAGATCAGCCAGACGGGCATTGTAGGCCTGCTCGGCTCTAACGGGGCCGGGAAGTCCACCACCATGAATATCTTATGTGGGGCACTGAACCAGACGGAAGGTGATGTATACATTGCCGGCATTAACATGCGGGAACAACCAGAGCTGGCAAAGCAGCTGATCGGTTTCCTGCCCCAGCAGGCGCCCCTGTATATGGACCTGACCGTGGATGAATACCTGGAGTACTGTGCTGACCTGCGGCTGATGCCCAGGGATAAGATCAAGGGGGCGATGAAGGAAGTGAAGGAACGTTGTGGCATCGCGCATTTCAGCGAGCGCCTGATCAAGAACCTTTCCGGTGGCTACCGCCAGCGCGTGGGTATTGCGCAGGCCATCATTCATCAGCCCCGCCTCGTGGTGCTGGATGAGCCCACGAATGGCCTGGACCCTAACCAGATCACGGAGGTGCGCGCGCTGATCAGGGAGATTGCTACAGACCGGGCCGTGATCTTTTCTTCCCATATCCTCTCAGAAGTGCAGATCCTTTGCAAGGAGATCAAAATGATCGAAGGGGGCAGGATCGTATTCTCAGACACCATGGATGCTTTCAACAACTATGTGGAGCCACACAGTGCTTTGATGAACATGGAAAACCCGCCCACGGAGGCCGAGTTGCTGAAAGTGCCGGGTGTCACCAAAGTTGATTTTCTCACAGCCCGCCAGGTGCGCGTGTACTTTAGCGGCGACCAGGAAATTGCGGAAAGGCTCATAGCCGCCAGCGTGCAGCAGGGCTGGAGATTGCGTGAGATCAATCTCGACAAGAACGCCCTCGATGAGATTTTCAAACAATTATCCAACCAATCATCCCAATAA